The following proteins are encoded in a genomic region of Sesamum indicum cultivar Zhongzhi No. 13 linkage group LG8, S_indicum_v1.0, whole genome shotgun sequence:
- the LOC105169079 gene encoding putative 12-oxophytodienoate reductase 11 yields MAMAFTVNSHSKVFPRFTPYRVQNKARFCRGIGVMSVRNTSSSSSGNVNSSDAPIPLLTPYKMGDFDLSHRIVLAPLTRNRSYNNVPQPHAAVYYSQRATKGGLLITEATGVSDTAQGYPHTPGIWTKEHVEAWKPIVDAVHQKGGIFFLQMWHVGRVSTYDFQPNGQAPVSSTDKGITPGLDGVEWSPPRRLRKDEIPGIVNDFRLSARNAIEAGFDGVEIHGANGYLIEQFLKDQVNDRTDEYGGSLENRSRFALEIVEAVTNEIGSHRVGIRLSPYTDFMESVDSDPDALGLYMANALNKFNILYLHVIEPRVVGATVSQGPEDEIPHRLLPMRKAFKNTFIAAGGYNRSKGNRAIADNYADLIAFGRLFLANPDLPRRYELDAPLNKYNRSTFYISDPVVGYTDYPFLEEA; encoded by the exons ATGGCGATGGCATTCACTGTCAATTCGCATTCTAAGGTGTTTCCTCGTTTCACTCCTTACAGAGTACAGAACAAGGCGAGGTTTTGCAGAGGGATCGGAGTTATGAGTGTTCGTAATactagtagtagtagtagtggAAATGTCAATTCCTCTGATGCTCCAATTCCTCTGCTCACTCCCTACAAAATGGGGGACTTTGATCTCTCCCACAG AATTGTTTTAGCACCGTTAACACGAAACCGCTCGTACAACAATGTTCCTCAGCCTCATGCGGCAGTGTATTACTCTCAGCGAGCGACCAAAGGTGGTCTTCTCATTACCGAAGCAACTGGTGTATCCGACACTGCACAAGG ATACCCACATACACCTGGAATTTGGACAAAGGAGCATGTGGAGGCATGGAAGCCAATTGTGGATGCAGTTCATCAAAAGGGTGGCATATTTTTCCTGCAAATGTGGCATGTTGGTCGTGTCTCCACTTATG ATTTCCAGCCCAATGGCCAAGCTCCTGTCTCATCAACAGACAAGGGAATTACACCTGGCCTTGACGGAGTAGAATGGTCTCCTCCTAGACGTCTGAGGAAGGATGAAATCCCTGGTATTGTGAATGATTTCAGGTTGTCTGCTAGGAATGCTATTGAAGCAG GATTTGATGGAGTTGAGATACACGGAGCAAACGGTTACTTAATCGAACAGTTTCTAAAAGATCAAGTAAATGATAGGACAGATGAATATGGTGGGAGCTTGGAAAACCGTTCTCGCTTTGCACTCGAGATAGTAGAAGCAGTGACCAATGAGATTGGATCTCACAGAGTTGGGATAAGACTGTCTCCATACACTGATTTTATGGAGTCGGTTGACTCAGATCCTGATGCTCTAGGCCTATACATGGCCAATGCACTTAATAAGTTCAACATTCTGTACCTCCATGTGATCGAACCGAGAGTTGTTGGTGCGACAGTGAGTCAAGGGCCCGAGGATGAAATTCCTCACCGACTCCTTCCAATGAGAAAAGCTTTCAAGAATACTTTTATTGCTGCTGGTGGCTACAACAGAAGCAAGGGAAATAGAGCCATTGCTGATAATTATGCGGATTTGATTGCATTTGGACGCTTGTTCTTGGCTAATCCGGACTTGCCAAGACGGTACGAGCTGGACGCTCCTCTCAACAAGTACAATAGAAGCACATTCTACATTTCAGATCCTGTTGTTGGTTACACTGATTATCCATTTCTTGAAGAAGCTTAG
- the LOC105169080 gene encoding putative 12-oxophytodienoate reductase 11: MAVYNPSTDDGPPSDAPIPLLTPYKMGDFHLSHRILLAPLTRNRSYSHVPQPHAAAYYSQRTTKGGLLIAEATGISDTAQGSHDTPGIWTKEHVEAWKPIVEAVHQKGGIFFLQIWHVGRASTYDFQPNGQAPISSTDKGITPGLEGVQWPPPRRLRKDEIPGIVNDFRLAARNAIEAGFDGVEIHGANGYLIEQFLKDQVNDRTDEYGGILENRSRFALEVVEAVTNEIGPNRVGIRLSPYTDFMEAIDSDPDALGLYMANALNKFNLLYLHVIEPRVVGARVLQGPKDEIPHQLLPMRKAFNSTFIAAGGYTRSKGNRAITDHYADLIAFGRLFLANPDLPRRYELDAPLNKYDRSTFYTSDPVVGYTDYPFLEEASEH; this comes from the exons ATGGCGGTTTATAATCCTAGTACCGATGATGGACCTCCTTCTGATGCTCCCATTCCTCTGCTCACGCCCTACAAAATGGGGGATTTTCATCTCTCCCACAG AATTTTGCTAGCACCATTAACCCGAAACAGATCGTATAGCCACGTGCCGCAGCCCCATGCAGCAGCGTACTACTCTCAGCGAACAACCAAAGGTGGTCTTCTCATTGCTGAAGCAACTGGTATATCAGACACAGCACAAGG GTCCCATGATACACCTGGAATTTGGACAAAGGAGCATGTGGAGGCATGGAAACCAATTGTAGAAGCAGTTCATCAAAAGGGAGGCATATTTTTCTTGCAAATTTGGCATGTTGGTCGTGCCTCTACATATG aTTTTCAGCCCAATGGCCAAGCTCCAATCTCATCAACAGACAAAGGAATTACCCCTGGCCTTGAGGGAGTGCAATGGCCTCCTCCTAGGCGGCTAAGGAAGGATGAAATTCCTGGTATTGTGAATGACTTCAGGTTGGCTGCTCGCAATGCTATTGAAGCAG GATTTGATGGAGTTGAGATACATGGAGCAAATGGTTACTTAATAGAACAGTTTCTGAAAGATCAAGTAAACGACAGAACTGATGAATATGGTGGGATCTTAGAAAACCGGAGTCGATTTGCACTCGAGGTAGTAGAAGCAGTGACCAATGAGATTGGACCTAATAGAGTTGGGATAAGACTATCTCCCTATACTGATTTCATGGAGGCGATTGACTCGGATCCTGATGCTCTAGGCCTATACATGGCCAATGCACTTAACAAGTTTAACCTTCTCTACCTTCATGTGATCGAACCAAGAGTTGTTGGTGCGAGGGTACTTCAAGGGCCCAAGGATGAAATTCCTCATCAACTCCTGCCGATGAGAAAAGCTTTTAACAGCACATTCATTGCTGCTGGTGGCTACACCAGAAGCAAGGGAAACAGAGCTATTACCGATCATTATGCAGATTTGATTGCATTTGGACGCTTGTTCTTGGCTAATCCTGATTTACCAAGACGGTATGAGCTGGACGCCCCTCTTAACAAGTATGATAGGAGCACATTCTACACTTCAGATCCTGTTGTTGGTTACACTGATTATCCATTCCTTGAAGAAGCCTCGGAACACTGA
- the LOC105169081 gene encoding chromatin structure-remodeling complex protein BSH, with translation MKSHSPWGTAKNPVKFRIPTADNLVPIRLDIEIDGQRCRDAFIWNPSDPDSEIVVFAKRTVKDLKLPPAFVTQIAQSIQTQLSEFRSYEGQDMYTGEKVVPIKLDIRVNHTLIKDHFLWDLNNFESDPEEFAKTFCKDMGIEDPEVGPAIAIAIREQLYEIAVQNVTSIRESRINKKGRRGFEHIQASKASGNAVDLFKLFGNKSSVVRKRKEWDVYEPIVDLLSNEEVDALEAKEERNTR, from the exons ATGAAGTCACACTCACCATGGGGCACAGCAAAGAACCCTGTCAAGTTCCGAAT ACCGACTGCAGACAACCTAGTTCCAATACGTTTGGATATTGAAATTGATGGGCAGAGATGTAGGGATGCTTTCATCTGGAATCCCTCTG ATCCTGACTCTGAAATCGTGGTGTTTGCAAAAAGAACGGTGAAAGACTTGAAGCTTCCTCCTGCTTTTGTCACACAAATCGCTCAATCCATACAA ACGCAGCTCTCCGAATTTCGATCATATGAAGGGCAAGATATGTATACTGGGGAAAAGGTTGTTCCGATCAAG CTTGATATCCGTGTTAACCATACTCTAATTAAGGACCACTTTTTATGG GATTTGAACAACTTTGAGAGCGACCCGGAAGAATTTGCCAAAACTTTTTGCAAAGACATGGGCATTGAAGATCCTGAAGTTGGA CCTGCCATTGCAATTGCCATCAGAGAACAACTTTATGAG ATTGCTGTACAAAATGTGACTTCTATCCGTGAAAGCAGAATAAACAAGAAAGGACGCAGAGGGTTTGAACATATTCAAGCCAG CAAGGCCAGTGGGAATGCTGTGGACTTATTCAAGTTGTTTGGCAACAAATCAAGCGTCGTACG GAAGAGGAAGGAGTGGGATGTATATGAACCCATTGTTGATCTCTTATCGAATGAGGAGGTGGATGCTCTTGaagcaaaagaagaaaggaacACTCGGTGA
- the LOC105169082 gene encoding uncharacterized protein LOC105169082 — translation MREISSGRGFRLLLAFFSSISLLFISAYSDDSPTPKTEIKMVRHGGSDRSMIALVCLVLATVALLSFFLFKYWQKKKRDEQYARLLKLFEEDDELEVELGLRD, via the exons atgagagagatCTCAAGTGGAAGAGGATTCCGTCTTCTTCTGGCGTTCTTTTCTTCGATATCGCTGCTTTTCATTTCAG CCTATTCCGATGATTCGCCAACTccaaaaactgaaataaaaatgGTACGTCATGGTGGCAGCGACAGATCCATGATAGCACTTGTATGTTTGGTGCTCGCCACAGTTGCTCTGttatcatttttccttttcaaataTTGGCAAAAGAAGAAACGCGATGAGCAGTACGCTCGTCTGCTGAAGCTGTTTGAGGAGGATGACGAGCTTGAAGTTGAGCTTGGTCTACGGGACTGA
- the LOC105169421 gene encoding regulator of nonsense transcripts UPF3-like gives MKGPLDRTKVVLRHLPPTISQSNLVEHVDSRFVGRYLWLVFRPGKSSLKHPKYSRAYIDFNKPEDVIEFAEFFNGHVFVNEKGSQFKTIVEYAPSQRVPKQWSKKDGREGTILKDPEYLEFLEFLAKPIENLPSAEIQLERKEAERAGAPKDVPIVTPLMDYVRQRRAAKGGARRSMLNGKQARRASGVSSRNPISGSSKRGSDKRRASTTMYVLRDSSKIVSSIDSSSNSLVPKQDDQSVSAAMSRNVSSPGESGFTEIGKKKILLLKGKEKEISNVSGGSFLQQNAATPAKTSQTSALPKLNQQREGSGRIIRSILLNRDTRQNQPSSRSQLELRIQSSNQDREKKPPRPPTVQLSQKDTNGAPEDKVVPNDLPAVHMEKQERRTRNKDRPDRGVWTPLRRSDGSHGSDDSLSSASQVLDSAEGTHVEKKHEMLVARGSEYRPSGSGRGSHYSVDNGSYRHGGRRGSAYNVKDADVSSNVEGKSLKRGASSGYGSHEKQVWVQKSSSGT, from the exons ATGAAGGGTCCACTAGATCGAACGAAGGTGGTGCTGCGGCACTTACCGCCGACGATTTCTCAGTCAAACCTTGTCGAGCATGTTGATTCTCGCTTCGTTGGCCGCTACCTTTGGCTTGTGTTTCGCCCTGGGAAATCCAG CCTGAAGCATCCAAAATATTCTAGAGCTTACATCGACTTTAATAAACCAGAAGATGTGATTGAGTTTGCTGAGTTTTTCAATGGTCATGTTTTTGTCAACGAGAAAG GTTCTCAATTTAAAACAATTGTTGAGTATGCTCCTTCCCAACGTGTTCCAAAGCAGTGGTCTAAGAAGGATGGCCGTGAAGGCACTATATTGAAAG ATCCTGAATATTTGGAGTTCCTTGAATTTCTTGCAAAGCCCATAGAGAATCTTCCCAGTGCAGAAATACAATTGGAGAGGAAGGAAGCAGAACGAGCAG GTGCTCCTAAGGATGTCCCTATAGTAACTCCTTTAATGGACTATGTTCGTCAGAGAAGAGCTGCAAAGGGTGGAGCTCGG AGATCCATGTTGAATGGAAAGCAAGCTAGAAGGGCCAGTGGGGTATCATCAAGGAATCCAATCTCAGGTTCTTCAAAAAGAGGCTCTGATAAGAGGAGGGCTTCTACTACCATG TATGTATTAAGAGACAGCTCCAAGATTGTAAGCAGCATAGACAGCTCAAGCAATTCTCTGGTTCCCAAACAAGATGATCAA TCGGTTTCAGCAGCCATGTCACGTAATGTATCCTCGCCAGGGGAAAGTG GATTCACTGAAATTGGGAAGAAGAAAATCCTGCTCCtgaagggaaaagaaaaagaaatttctaAC GTTTCTGGCGGTTCATTTCTGCAGCAGAATGCAGCAACTCCTGCTAAAACTTCACAGACTTCTGCTCTTCCAAAACTGAATCAGCAACGTGAAGGCAGTGGAAGGATCATCAGGAGCATTCTGCTTAACAGGGACACTCGTCAAAATCAACCATCATCACGATCTCAATTAGAACTTCGTATCCAGAGTTCTAACCAGGACAGGGAGAAAAAACCTCCTCGACCCCCTACTGTACAGTTATCTCAGAAAGATACAAATGGGGCACCTGAGGATAAGGTAGTTCCAAATGACTTACCAGCTGTCCATATGGAGAAGCAGGAAAGACGAACAAGAAACAAGGATAGGCCTGATCGTGGTGTTTGGACCCCTCTTCGGCGGTCAGATGGATCACATGGAAGTGATGATTCGTTATCATCCGCATCCCAAGTGTTGGATTCTGCAGAAG GAACTCATGTAGAGAAGAAACATGAAATGCTGGTTGCCCGTGGTAGTGAATACAGACCCAGTGGAAGCGGTCGTGGCAGTCATTACTCTGTTGACAATG GTTCTTATAGGCATGGGGGTCGCCGTGGCTCAGCCTATAATGTCAAGGATGCTGATGTCTCTTCAAATGTGGAGGGAAAATCTTTGAAAAGAGGTGCTTCTTCTGGCTATGGTTCGCATGAG AAACAAGTGTGGGTCCAAAAGTCGAGTTCTGGCACATAG
- the LOC105169083 gene encoding prolycopene isomerase 1, chloroplastic — protein MALRLSGGGIGTNFPHFFQPFSSFKSKRTTPTVLARVSNNALETSSNGYPSPTLTHNFPGKPEADVIIIGSGIGGLCCGALLARYNQDVLVLESHDRPGGAAHSFEIKDYKFDSGPSLFSGFQSRGPQANPLAQVLDALDESLPCATYDSWMVYIPEGEFLSRIGPTDFFKDLQTYAGPDAEKEWRKLLDAILPLSTAAMALPPLSIRGDWGVLSTAGARYAPSLLKSFAQMGPQGALGATKLLRPFSEIINSLGLKDPFIRNWVDLLAFLLAGVKTDGILSAEMIYMFSEWYKPGCCLEYPLHGSGAVVDALVRGLEKFNGRLSLRSHVENIVVEDGRAIGVKLRGGQFVRAKKAVVSNASMWDTLNLLPKEVVPKPYQERIQMTPQCESFMHLHLGFDAEGVREDLGIHHIVVNDWERGVDADQNVVLISVPSVLSPDLAPPGKHVLHAYTPGTEPFELWEGLDRRSNEYKELKAQRSEVMWKAVERALGPGFDREKCEVKLVGTPLTHQRFLRRNRGTYGPAIKAGKGSFPGHSTPIPQLFCCGDSTFPGIGVPAVAASGAIVANSLVSVSQHCELLDAVGI, from the exons ATGGCGTTGCGATTGAGTGGTGGCGGTATTGGAACTAACTTTCCTCACTTCTTCCAACCCTTTTCATCTTTCAAGTCCAAACGCACAACCCCAACTGTTTTGGCGCGAGTTTCCAACAATGCCTTAGAGACCTCTTCCAacggttatccttctccaacgcTCACTCACAACTTCCCAG GCAAACCCGAGGCAGATGTTATCATCATAGGGAGTGGAATTGGTGGGCTGTGTTGTGGTGCACTTCTGGCTAGATATAATCAAGACGTTCTGGTATTAGAAAGCCATGATCGACCGGGAGGTGCCGCTCATTCCTTTGAGATAAAAGACTACAAGTTTGACTCTGGTCCGTCTTTGTTCTCTGGTTTTCAATCGAGGGGTCCTCAGGCAAACCCTCTAGCACAA GTCCTTGATGCATTGGACGAATCGCTTCCTTGTGCAACCTATGACTCATGGATGGTATACATACCAGAAGGTGAATTTTTGTCTCGCATTGGCCCCACAGACTTTTTCAAG GATCTCCAGACATACGCTGGTCCAGATGCTGAGAAAGAATGGAGAAAACTTCTA GACGCAATACTTCCACTATCTACAGCTGCAATGGCCCTTCCTCCTCTATCCATCCGGGGTGACTGGGGTGTTCTCTCAACTGCTGGTGCTAGATACGCCCCCTCTCTATTAAAATCTTTTGCTCAAATGGGACCTCAAGGAGCTCTAGGTGCTACAAAGCTCCTCAGACCCTTCTCAGAGATAATCAACTCCTTGGGGCTGAAAGATCCTTTTATACGAAATTGGGTGGATCTTCTAGCCTTTTTGCTTGCAGGGGTGAAGACTGATGGTATACTATCTGCAGAGATG ATATACATGTTCTCAGAATGGTATAAACCAGGATGCTGTTTAGAGTATCCTCTTCATGGAAGTGGTGCAGTTGTCGATGCTCTTGTGCGAGGTCTAGAGAAGTTTAATGGCCGACTTTCTCTTAGAAGCCATGTGGAAAATATTGTTGTTGAAGATGGTAGAGCTATAGGAGTGAAGCTAAGAGGCGGACAA TTTGTCCGAGCTAAAAAGGCTGTGGTCAGCAATGCATCTATGTGGGACACATTGAATCTGTTGCCTAAGGAAGTCGTTCCGAAACCTTATCAAGAGAGGATACAAATGACCCCACAATGTGAATCATTTATGCATCTACATTTGGGGTTTGATGCCGAG GGTGTACGTGAAGACCTGGGAATCCATCACATAGTTGTTAATGACTGGGAGAGAGGAGTTGACGCCGATCAGAACGTTGTTCTAATATCTGTACCCAGTGTGCTAAGCCCTGATCTTGCGCCACCCGGTAAACATGTGTTGCATGCCTATACACCTGGAACCGAGCCGTTTGAGCTTTGGGAAGGTCTCGACCGCAGAAGTAATGAGTACAAGGAACTGAAGGCTCAAAGGAGTGAG GTAATGTGGAAAGCTGTGGAACGTGCTCTTGGTCCAGGTTTCGATCGTGAGAAATGTGAGGTTAAGTTGGTGGGAACTCCATTAACGCACCAAAGGTTTTTGAGGCGGAACAGAGGAACTTACGGTCCTGCCATAAAAGCCGGGAAGGGTTCGTTCCCTGGGCACTCAACCCCAATCCCACAGCTCTTTTGCTGTGGGGACTCGACGTTTCCAGGTATTGGTGTCCCCGCAGTTGCTGCCAGTGGTGCCATAGTGGCTAACTCACTTGTTTCAGTGTCTCAACACTGTGAGCTACTTGATGCTGTAGGAATATAG
- the LOC105169084 gene encoding stromal 70 kDa heat shock-related protein, chloroplastic-like yields the protein MASSTAQIHALGATAHFTSGNPSKCCPSRTVFFGTKLNNTVSFGLKLKSKARSGGSSRRNPGFRVVAEKVVGIDLGTTNSAVAAMEGGKPTIVTNAEGQRTTPSVVAYTKNGDRLVGQIAKRQAVVNPENTFFSVKRFIGRKMSEVDEESKQVSYHVVRDENGNVKLDCPAIGKQFAAEEISAQVLRKLVDDASKFLNDKVTKAVVTVPAYFNDSQRTATKDAGRIAGLEVLRIINEPTAASLAYGFEKKSNETILVFDLGGGTFDVSVLEVGDGVFEVLSTSGDTHLGGDDFDKRIVDWLAANFKKDEGIDLLKDKQALQRLTETAEKAKMELSSLTQTNISLPFITATADGPKHIETTLTRAKFEELCSDLLDRLKTPVQNSLKDAKLAFSDIDEVILVGGSTRIPAVQELVKKLTGKDPNVTVNPDEVVALGAAVQAGVLAGDVSDIVLLDVTPLSLGLETLGGVMTKIIPRNTTLPTSKSEVFSTAADGQTSVEINVLQGEREFVRDNKSLGSFRLDGIPPAPRGVPQIEVKFDIDANGILSVTAIDKGTGKKQDITITGASTLPSDEVERMVSEAEKFAKEDKEKRDAIDTKNQADSVVYQTEKQLKELGDKVPGPVKEKVEAKLGELKDAISGGSTQAIKDAMTALNQEVMQLGQSLYNQPGAAPGDGPTPGAGATSSESADKGPEGDVIDADFTDSK from the exons ATGGCCTCCTCAACGGCTCAAATTCATGCCCTTGGTGCCACCGCTCACTTCACATCTGGGAATCCTTCCAAATGCTGCCCCTCTAGAACTGTGTTCTTTGGAACAAAGCTTAATAATACGGTGTCTTTCGGGCTGAAGCTGAAGAGTAAGGCTAGAAGTGGTGGTAGCTCCCGCCGCAACCCTGGTTTCCGCGTGGTCGCGGAAAAGGTTGTCGGGATTGACCTGGGGACGACTAACTCTGCGGTGGCGGCAATGGAGGGAGGTAAGCCTACGATTGTGACCAACGCTGAGGGCCAGCGAACAACACCGTCTGTAGTTGCTTATACTAAGAATGGTGATAGGTTGGTTGGGCAGATTGCTAAGAGGCAGGCGGTGGTGAACCCGGAAAATACCTTCTTCTCCGTTAAGAGGTTCATTGGGAGGAAGATGTCGGAGGTGGATGAGGAATCGAAGCAGGTTTCGTATCATGTCGTGAGGGATGAGAATGGGAATGTCAAGCTTGATTGCCCCGCCATTGGGAAGCAGTTTGCGGCTGAGGAAATATCCGCACAG GTTTTGAGGAAGCTTGTTGATGATGCATCAAAGTTTTTGAATGACAAGGTTACTAAAGCAGTTGTTACAGTTCCTGCGTACTTCAATGATTCCCAGAGGACGGCAACCAAGGATGCTGGCCGTATTGCTGGTTTAGAGGTTCTTCGAATTATAAATGAACCCACTGCTGCGTCATTGGCCTATggttttgaaaagaaaagcaatgaAACTATTCTGGTTTTTGACCTTGGAGGTGGCACTTTTGATGTTTCCG TTCTTGAGGTTGGTGATGGCGTGTTCGAGGTCCTGTCTACTTCTGGAGATACTCATCTTGGTGGTGATGACTTTGACAAG AGAATTGTTGATTGGCTCGCTGCAAATTTCAAGAAGGATGAAGGGATAGATTTATTGAAGGACAAACAAGCACTTCAACGTTTGACTGAGACTGCGGAGAAAGCGAAAATGGAACTTTCATCTTTGACTCAAACTAATATTAG TTTGCCTTTCATTACTGCGACTGCTGATGGCCCAAAACATATTGAAACCACTCTTACACGGGCTAAGTTTGAGGAATTGTGTTCAGATTTGCTTGACAG ACTGAAAACTCCTGTTCAAAATTCCTTGAAGGATGCAAAGCTTGCCTTCAGTGATATAGATGAGGTCATCCTTGTTGGAGGCTCAACTCGTATTCCAGCTGTCCAGGAACTAGTTAAAAAATTGACTGGAAAGGACCCGAATGTTACCGTGAATCCTGATGAAGTTGTTGCCCTTGGAGCTGCTGTTCAG GCTGGTGTTTTGGCGGGAGATGTTAGTGATATTGTCCTACTGGATGTTACACCACTGTCTTTGGGGTTGGAAACCCTTGGTGGAGttatgacaaaaattattcctaGGAATACCACATTACCGACTTCAAAATCAGAAGTATTCTCAACAGCTGCTGATGGTCAGACTAGTGTCGAGATCAATGTCCTTCAAGGGGAAAGAGAGTTTGTCAGGGACAACAAATCTTTAGGCAGCTTCCGTCTTGATGGAATCCCACCTGCTCCTCGTGGAGTTCCACAAATCGAGGTCAAATTTGACATTGATGCAAATGGTATCCTCTCAGTCACTGCCATTGATAAGGGAACTGGGAAGAAACAAGATATAACCATTACTGGTGCTAGCACATTGCCTAGTGATGAG GTGGAGAGAATGGTCAGTGAAGCTGAAAAGTTCGCAAAGGAAGACAAGGAGAAGAGAGATGCTATAGATACTAAGAATCAGGCTGATTCAGTAGTCTACCAGACAGAGAAGCAGTTGAAGGAACTTGGTGACAAGGTTCCTGGCCCCGTGAAAGAGAAGGTTGAGGCAAAACTTGGAGAACTTAAGGATGCCATCTCTGGTGGCTCAACCCAAGCGATAAAGGACGCAATGACTGCCCTGAATCAGGAAGTCATGCAGCTTGGCCAGTCATTATACAACCAACCAGGTGCAGCACCTGGTGATGGCCCAACACCTGGTGCTGGGGCTACCTCTTCGGAATCAGCAGACAAGGGACCTGAAGGAGACGTCATCGATGCTGATTTTACAGACAGCAAGTGA
- the LOC105169085 gene encoding uncharacterized protein LOC105169085 gives MSPDAAVISRRIIASGSAPCSAPGSPRSRLKFLCSHGGRILPRPADGQLKYVGGETRVISVPRDIPFKELMTKLTYLIDGEMILKYQVLSEDLDALISVKSDEDLRHMFEEIDRYESAGNPRMRAFLFPVNPIVMENQIGSTEPHAVEQRYIDSINGIIRTTPLPIKQHPTISTMQHGSLVSSACSSPRSPDSSTTEVINNEFHSRGVSMHKVRSSPNICGLNIPPHGNHHLHQLPLQYHQRQAHLPGHLSPRPRADSYRSGAPERLISVRSVGRADGIRYQVDPGPPYNYASRQNRGCAKCMHNDDCIHFSDRRIADRTGSFTVSPVPSSPRYSHGGIKIWDSMINGDMRA, from the exons TCATCGCCTCTGGTTCGGCGCCGTGCTCCGCCCCCGGTTCTCCGAGGAGCCGGCTCAAGTTCCTGTGCAGCCACGGCGGTAGGATCCTCCCCCGCCCCGCTGACGGCCAACTCAAGTACGTTGGTGGTGAAACCCGCGTCATTTCTGTGCCTCGGGACATTCCTTTCAAAG AACTTATGACGAAGCTCACTTACCTGATTGACGGAGAAATGATCCTTAAGTACCAGGTGTTGTCGGAGGACCTTGATGCCTTAATCTCAGTTAAATCTGATGAAGATCTTCGCCATATGTTTGAAGAGATCGATCGCTATGAAAGTGCTGGAAACCCAAGAATGCGAGCCTTCCTCTTCCCTGTTAACCCCATAGTGATGGAAAACCAAATTGGGTCGACAGAACCCCATGCAGTTGAGCAACGATACATTGATTCCATCAATGGCATAATTCGCACCACCCCACTTCCCATAAAACAACACCCAACCATCAGCACCATGCAACATGGCTCTTTGGTTTCATCTGCCTGCTCGTCACCAAGGTCTCCAGATAGCTCCACCACAGAAGTCATAAACAATGAATTCCATAGTCGTGGAGTAAGTATGCATAAGGTCCGCAGCTCACCTAACATATGCGGTCTAAACATTCCACCTCATGGAAACCATCATCTCCATCAACTTCCTCTCCAATATCACCAAAGGCAAGCTCACCTCCCAGGACACTTGTCTCCCAGGCCACGTGCAGATTCTTACAGAAGTGGTGCACCGGAAAGACTTATTTCTGTCAGGTCCGTAGGACGAGCTGACGGTATAAGATACCAAGTGGATCCTGGCCCTCCGTATAACTATGCCTCCCGGCAGAATCGAGGATGTGCGAAATGTATGCATAATGACGACTGCATTCATTTTTCAGATAGAAGAATTGCTGACAGAACAGGGAGCTTCACCGTGAGCCCAGTTCCATCGAGTCCCCGCTACAGCCATGGTGGGATAAAGATATGGGATAGCATGATAAATGGGGACATGCGAGCATAA